The sequence AAACCTGGCCAAGGAAGCTTCACACCTTTGCTCTGACTCTAAACCTGTTGGGTTTTCCGAATGGAACCCGCACACCCGCGTATGTCGGTTCTATTCTGGAGAAAGAGAGTCGTTGATTTTCTTTTTCAAGACATTGGAAGGCTTGAACACCATCACCCGGCGAGGGGAAATGGGAACTTCCTCACCTGTCTTGGGGTTGCGCCCGACCCGTTCGTTCTTGTCACGAACAAAGAAAGTGCCGAAAGAGGAGAGTTTGACCTGTTGTCCTTCGACGAGACAGTTACTCACTTCTTCCAAGACCATCTCGACAAGTTCCGCGGATTCAGTGCGCGAAAGCCCGACTTTTTGGTAGACAGCTTCGCACAAATCTGCGCGCGTTACCGTTTTGCCCCCCATGTCACAATCCTCTTATTATTAAGCGTGATTTCTCAATGACTCATCTGGTCCGAGAAGGGTATTGCTGGAATCTGAATCCGTCAACTGCCGGGATGCGGAAATATTGGCCGGAACAGGTATCAATCTGTCGCAAGTTGCACCAATTTTAAGGCAAACGACAGATCGAAGCCGAAGTTTTGAACGATTATGATTATCGAAGGCTAAAAGTCACCAACGTAGAAGGACGGATCCCCATGTAAAGCCGCCACCCATGGCCTCGAGCATGACCAGATCACCTTTCTGGATCCGCCCGTCTCTTGCGGCCTCATTGAGGGCAAGAGGAATCGAGGCTGCAGAGGTGTTGCCGTGCCGGTTGACCGTGATGACCACCTTCTCGGACGGGATCCCGAGTTTCTTGGCGCTCGCATCAATGATGCGCTTGTTGGCCTGATGAGGCACGAACCAGTCGAGATCGTCCGCCGTGATGCCGGTGGCCTTGAAGGCGTCGATGATCACATCGGTGATCATGCCAACCGCATGTTTGAAGACTTCCTTGCCTTCCATGCGCAGATAGCCGGTCGTCTTTGTCGTGGATGGACCGCCGTCAACAAACAGCTTGTCCTTGTGGCGCCCGTCGGACCGAATGTGGCTGGTCAGAATGCCGCGATCGGAGACGTCGCCGGTGCCTTCTTCGGCCTTCAGGATGACGGCCCCTGCCCCATCGCCAAACAGGACGCAGGTGGTGCGGTCATCGAAATCGAGAATGCGCGAGAAGGTCTCGGCACCGATCACCAGAACGGCCTTTGCCTTGCCGCACTGGATATAGAGATCGGCCGTGGACAGGGCGAAGACGAAACCGGAGCAAACGGCCTGCATGTCGAAGGCTGCGCCGTGATTGATCCCGAGCATGTTCTGGATGGCAACAGAGGTTGCCGGGAACGTGTTGTCAGGCGTCGCGGTAGCGCAAATGATCAGGTCGATTTCCTGAGCATCCATGCCGGCATTTTCCAGTGCGGACAGGGCAGCCTTGTAGCCCAGATCCGACGTAAATTCCCCTTCAGCCGCAAAATGGCGCTGTTCGATACCCGTCCTCTGACGAATCCATTCATCCGACGTGTCGACTGTCTTTGCCAATTCGTCGTTGGTTACAAGGTTTTCAGGCAGGTAGGACCCGGATCCTACTATGACGGACCGTAACACGCTCACTTATGCGTTCTCCTCGTCAACCGCGAAGCGGTTTTTATGATAAACAGACAGATCCTGTTCAATTTTTTCAGTAAGGCCGTTCTTGACCATGTCGTAGGCGAGTCCGATTGCACCGGCAAAGCCTTCGCCGTCGGTGCCGCCATGGCTCTTGATCACGATGCCGTTGAGGCCAAGAAAGACACCGCCGTTGACTTTGCGCGGGTCCATCTTCTCCCTCAGCCGATCAAAGGCAGATTTTGCAAAGAGATAGCCGATTCGGGACATCAACGTGCGGGACATTGCCGAGCGCAGATATTCGCCGAGCTGCTTGGCCGTGCCCTCCGCAGTCTTCAAAGCGATGTTGCCCGAGAAACCTTCAGTGACCACCACATCGACGGCCCCGGTTCCCAGATCATCGCCTTCAACGAAGCCTTTGTAATGCAATTGCGGCAAGTCGAAGTCGCGCAGCATGCGCCCGGCTTCCTTGACCTCGTCAAGACCCTTGATGTCTTCCTCGCCGATGTTGAGCAGGCCCACGGTCGGACGTTCGATGCCGAACAGGGCCCGCGCCATCGCGCCGCCCATCATGGCAAAGTCGATCAA is a genomic window of uncultured Cohaesibacter sp. containing:
- a CDS encoding beta-ketoacyl-ACP synthase III gives rise to the protein MSVLRSVIVGSGSYLPENLVTNDELAKTVDTSDEWIRQRTGIEQRHFAAEGEFTSDLGYKAALSALENAGMDAQEIDLIICATATPDNTFPATSVAIQNMLGINHGAAFDMQAVCSGFVFALSTADLYIQCGKAKAVLVIGAETFSRILDFDDRTTCVLFGDGAGAVILKAEEGTGDVSDRGILTSHIRSDGRHKDKLFVDGGPSTTKTTGYLRMEGKEVFKHAVGMITDVIIDAFKATGITADDLDWFVPHQANKRIIDASAKKLGIPSEKVVITVNRHGNTSAASIPLALNEAARDGRIQKGDLVMLEAMGGGFTWGSVLLRW
- the plsX gene encoding phosphate acyltransferase PlsX; amino-acid sequence: MPDKIKIALDVMGGDHGPSIVLEGADIALVRHPDIRYVLYGDREMVEPMLEDYPRVKQASTFHHCEIVIQMDERPSQALRRGRGKSSMWQSIEATKTGDADVCVSAGNTGALMAMSKFCLRTMADIERPAIAAIWPTLRGESVVLDVGANIGADAQQLIDFAMMGGAMARALFGIERPTVGLLNIGEEDIKGLDEVKEAGRMLRDFDLPQLHYKGFVEGDDLGTGAVDVVVTEGFSGNIALKTAEGTAKQLGEYLRSAMSRTLMSRIGYLFAKSAFDRLREKMDPRKVNGGVFLGLNGIVIKSHGGTDGEGFAGAIGLAYDMVKNGLTEKIEQDLSVYHKNRFAVDEENA
- a CDS encoding integration host factor subunit alpha; translation: MGGKTVTRADLCEAVYQKVGLSRTESAELVEMVLEEVSNCLVEGQQVKLSSFGTFFVRDKNERVGRNPKTGEEVPISPRRVMVFKPSNVLKKKINDSLSPE